The window TCCTTTAACCACATCTCCTTTATCTTGAATCCTCAATCCTAATTTCGATATTATCACTTGAAGTTTTGCTCCTACTATTAATATCACCTTAAATTCATTAAACAAACCAACCATATAGTTAATATCATTAATCATATATGTTTCCATCACAACTTCATAACAAGACCAATTGAAAGTTTGAAGTATTGTGTCTGTAATTACTTACAACCAAAGGGAGGAAAGGTAGCCAAAAATAGGAACCCCATCCTATTATAATTTGAAAAGCAAACAGAAGTTTATGTCATTACTTAAATGACATTTGCTTAACTACTTAAATGAAATTATAAAGAATTAGGACCAACCATGTGTATTAGTCAATATGAACAAGACAGCAATGCACCATATCACTGGGCTGCAGTTCCATTCACACATAATAACTTATTTAATaagaaatttataatatatcatGGAAAATTAGATAATTGAAAGAAAATATCAATGAGTTTGATTGACATAAAGAAGGGGCCAACCTTATACCGACAACAACTTTGAAATCTTCTTCCAAAGATCtttgaatgtatttttgaaaatcaaaacgAGCTCCACTTCCTGCTGGCAAATGCGCCTGCACCCATTCAACaagtttcaaaattaaaaattcgattccatagataaataaatatatagtaaaagtaACTTACCATTATGAAGCCATGTCTTAGAGTAAGATAATCCACTTTAGTCACTGATCCAAAGAACTGTCTAAAGAAACATGTCTGCATGCCCACAATTTATCCATTacttttttgtaattaaaaccAAATTACAGGAATACATGAAGGAAAATTTAAGgagaatatataaatgaaaacttaCAATCCAGAGGGTAGAGGAAGACTTGCTCCATACATTCAAATGTCTACGTCCAAATGATGTATCTCTTGCAAATCTGAACCTCTCTGGATCTACAATATTTAAAACAATCATTgaatttaaatgaattaaaTAAGAGGACAGaacacatataaatataattacttGAAAAGTGATGGTACTTTCCTGTGTTAAATTGTTCATTTATATGTCAAACAAAAAGCCTGTTGTCATTGAATATTCTACTCATAAGTCTGATTatataattcaataaaaaaaaatacgaaCGTGAGAGATATGGATGAATAAACAAATCAGAGTGATAAGTGATCACGATGTTTTAACGTTTTGCCAAAGTTAAACACcgacgaaaatatttaatcCGAAAAATActcgtttttgtttttgctttctttGATTACTGCCAAAAGAAGTTTATGGCGGTGAGAAAATAGCTAATTAATATGTTTGTGCATACCATTGGCATATTGGTACTCAATTGTTTTGGTCTCTCTCTCCCATGATTTCCATTTCTTCATCTGCATATTTACATCACAAGATTAAAGACATACATAATTACATATGTACATGCACGTGTGAAAAAGGTACGAAAAATATCATGTACCTTGGTTTTTCCCAAAGCATAGGTTATAATGCAGTAGAGAATATGAAAAACAGCGAGCACGAAGATGAATATATGCAATTGGTGGATACCATATGCAGATACTAATGCTACTTTCCCCTGCAAATAGtaattcacaactaaaataaataaaaacactaaCAGTATTTTCAagcataaagaaagaaaaagatcaaagtaataattaaaatataaaacatgcCTTTTCTGCGCATTTGTCATAACCCTTGGTGGCTAAACTTCGACGAGGACTATAAAAGTCGTTGGAGTCATAGTCTTCAAGAATTTTGCGACCATCATCGATATAATCTTTACCATACTTAGTGCTCTCTTGGTGGCTACTACAAGGATGCCAAGTCGCAGCAATTTTTTCTGGGATGCAAATTTGGGAGACTGGTGTTTGCAATACAACAAGTAGAAGCGATATGAATCCCAGTAGCATCAATTCTATTTTCACcagaaaccaagaagaaaaaacaaaagttagTTTGTAAACTCAAATAGAAACTTGATCAGATTGTGATACAAAATGACATCcaaatttatgataaaatcTTTATAGAATAGTAAACTTGCCTGCTTTAACCTTTTCAAGAGCTTCATATAAAGCCTTTTTGTGCTTCTTTTTAAACCACTACAcatattaagattttttttttaaaaaaaagaaacgtcCATATTTGGATTttcaagtaaataaaaaagacaGATGATGTAATAAGTTTTGAAGGCTATATATAATGAAACTATCACTTGGagaagagcaaaaaaaaaaggagataaaTGAATACTTTGGATAATATAAAGATGGAAACATATAGGAAAATATATATACGTACGTGACCAATAAAGTGCAAGAAATATTCGATCATGATAGAGATGAAAAGAAGAACGAAGCAAACAACAGCAACAGCCCATGTTGGTGTCTCCTCTAATGATCTCTCTTTTATTGCCATTACTTTCACAACTCAAAACTTTTAACTTCCGATATGTAGATCAGCTTTTGAAGCTTCACAAGTTTTATCTATAAggagaaaatgagaaaaaaagttaTATGGCTTTTGTTCCTGTTatgtccatatatatatatggacacatgttaaactaaaacaaaatacatatatacatacattcgatgctatttctttataaaaagaaTATAAGAAAGACAAGCACGTGAATGCCgcaattatatattatttttaattattaaaaactaaGGAAACGAAGACTTTTGACTTATTCAAAGAGGACTTGAGATGAAGATGTTTTACAAGTAGTGCTGGGAAGCGGAGTAAATCCGCTCACTTGTTCTATCCTACTGTGCATTAgtagtttttatcaaaaaaaaaaaatgtataatttgtaaaaaaattagtaCACTTACATCCGTTTGTTGAATTTGTAAATAATCCGCGAGATCTGCAtatcataattatttaaaaaaatattttaacaaaaatatttttattaaaatattttaaatactatAAAATAAGGGGAAAtacctatttaaaaatatataaaattttagataatatatctatctatatataatatagtatttatataaaaattgataaataataaaaatattttcatttttataaagattttggattaattgataattatatatatatcttataaaatatattaattggtATGTGGCACGTTTCAAAAATATGCATCTGTCTCGTCAGCGGCCGAGCCTGAgaattttgattaaaattttcAGCACTATTTAGGAGACTGGTATCGCCGTGTGAACGACCACTTCTAAACTCATACATTAACACGACTTTcaattataaaaatcaaataaaatgtgCAGTCGTTGTGAAAGAGACAGAAAGTTTGTTGTGAGACTACATtcatcatgatttttttttttttaacactaaaGATGATTATATTAACATCAACACCAAGTTACAGACCGGCGATTACATGCAATCCCGGTATACAAGTCCGGCGGATTAGACTTACATCCCCGGAAACAGAAACCCACATGAGGGACACAATATTAAACATCAAACCAGACCGAGAGATAACTACAGCACAAGCTAACATCtagaaacatcaaaaacaataaaaaacagATCCAGAAGGCAGATAGAACCGATTGCATGTAGACTTGAGAACCTTGGAGAGACAGAACGATGGAGACAAACTTAATCAAACCATCGAGTCTAGAAACCTCCTATAGTGAATGGCCCAAACAATTTATAAACCAAAGCAGCAAGATCCGGGAGATCAAAGGAACAATTTATTTTCTTGTCTACAAACCGGAGACGGCGAAGTCGTAGAGAAGACGACAGGGAACGCCAACTTGAAGCTTAACGAAAGAACAGATCTCGATCAGATCTAAAGGTTAATGACAAGGAGCGAATGCATTCATcatgattatatatatgaattttacaaaGAAATTTGGCAGTTATTAAGAATGACAATGTTATATAAAAACCCTTTAACAAAAAACAATGTTTAtataaccaacaaaaaaaatctttcagaATCTTTTCAGTTTTAGCaaggaaaaaaggaaaaaaaaagatatttcaaAAGAGAAATAAATCAAGGTGGTGTAGTCCAATGATACTGTTCGATTGGTAGATAACTCGTCATCCTGTAAATCAAAGCTAGGAAACAAAATCGTACCACCTACGAGAGACATCTCGTTTGTCAATAAGAAAAAGTGGCCAACCATTAACGGGAGTAAAATTTGAAGTGGTCATGAGTTAATTATCCCTTCTACTTAAATATGCTTTATAAAAGCCAGTAAATTGCTTAATTCTTGTTTACCGTAAGATAATTACGTGATATTTATAACGGCTTACCCAAATAGTGTTATTGACAAAATGAGTTacgttttcaaaagaaaaatgagTTACTTAAcgtgaaaaatatttttgtttgagatTTAGATGATTAATGTTTCAAGGGTGCCATGCCAAGGATTCAAACCTCGGAAGTACCCTTTTGGCATGCTTATTTAAAACTTCTGATAATTCTAAAGGTCGGTTCTAAGCCAAAGCTCATGACATATGTGTATGGCCGGctctaaaaattttaaagcaatagataattttaaaaatgttttgatagttttcttaaaacaaattttgggggttatgtaaattatttgtaaaatttaaagGGCCATAAGCGATGTTTAACTTTGACTGTGTTCATGTCTTATGTAGATTATACTGTTCACATGGATAAAGTTGCAGACGGTAGAACTTCGTTCGTAAGAGTATATCTTATGAGAGTATGTAGAAGGCTATTGTAtctcacatttaaaataaatacaaaaattaaaaaaaaaatcggaaaGAGAGTAGTCATGAGGTTTTCATATGAGAACTCATGAGAAACCAGCTAGAAGTACTAAAACCACATGTCCATTTATTATCTATTTATTGATGGTTTAAATTCTTtcagaaatttaaatttttattatatactattttgcTGAAATACTTGTTTTGAGATAACAATAATGTTGCTCTAAGAAGGTAAACAGTTCTGTACATGATGTTCAGAAGGGGAAtataagtaatatttttttctaaaaaatgctTTCgtacatatgatgatgttttaAAACAGTAGATCTTCATTTGATCAAGAGGCAACTTCCCAAATGAATTTGTTTATATAACCCAACTTGgccattataattaattactcACTAAACCTTTAATACTATTTTGGATGATTAATACCCAATATGtgaaattgttttatattttctccCTCGATAATTATTTCTTGAGGTTAAATATTTAGAGCTtgattggttttcccgctaccacccgcaaacgcagcttttgcgattggtagcggttgacagcgttttgaaacaatcatacaaaccgctacaaatcgcttcaaaccgctccgaacctcttaaaatcaaaagctggttccagctagcgtttgcggttgcgggcggttgcgggaggataatttttttttcttttttttaaaaaaaccatataaatacaaaaataaaaataaaatttttaaaatggaattataaaaatactaaaatatatctgttatattttaattaatattataaaattttaaaataaaaatattttctataatttaaaaaatttaaaactataactttgaaaatataatttacatatttattataatattatgattttgatatttttataattataaaatataaatattgttaatttattatttaaccgctgtagtatttggtagttaaccagtcataagtatcccgcaaacgcaccaatttctaaccgcagaaccagtcgtacaaatctcttaaaaccgctagaaatcGTAACCACCCacatccgcaaacgcccgcagccgcaaccgcaaccgctgcgtttgaaccagtcagacccttagtCAAAACTATAACTGGAAGTacttgaattgttttttttttgagaaaggtcTTTAAATCGTGAATTGTTAAACTTAAACGAAACTGAAACTTCAAGTACTTTCGTTTGACTAAAGCAAAAG of the Brassica rapa cultivar Chiifu-401-42 chromosome A03, CAAS_Brap_v3.01, whole genome shotgun sequence genome contains:
- the LOC103857848 gene encoding MLO-like protein 12 isoform X1; the encoded protein is MAIKERSLEETPTWAVAVVCFVLLFISIMIEYFLHFIGHWFKKKHKKALYEALEKVKAELMLLGFISLLLVVLQTPVSQICIPEKIAATWHPCSSHQESTKYGKDYIDDGRKILEDYDSNDFYSPRRSLATKGYDKCAEKGKVALVSAYGIHQLHIFIFVLAVFHILYCIITYALGKTKMKKWKSWERETKTIEYQYANDPERFRFARDTSFGRRHLNVWSKSSSTLWITCFFRQFFGSVTKVDYLTLRHGFIMAHLPAGSGARFDFQKYIQRSLEEDFKVVVGISPVIWCIAVLFILTNTHGWGSYFWLPFLPLVVILIVGAKLQVIISKLGLRIQDKGDVVKGAPVVEPGDDLFWFGRPRFILFLIHLVLFTNAFQLAFFVWSTYEFTLKNCFHHKTEDIAIRITMGVLIQVLCSYITLPLYALVTQMGTSMRPTIFNDKVANALKKWHHTAKKQTKHGHSGSNTPHSSRPTTPTHGMSPVHLLHNYRNRSLDQQTSFTASPSPPRYSDFGGNYQNHGLDQTSSTASPSPPRFSDFGGHGHGHQQFFDPESQNISSHRGITDSDNSNSHHPHADVASPIIEEREITEHVKVDFSEFTFKK
- the LOC103857848 gene encoding MLO-like protein 12 isoform X2; translation: MGCCCCLLRSSFHLYHDRIFLALYWSQLMLLGFISLLLVVLQTPVSQICIPEKIAATWHPCSSHQESTKYGKDYIDDGRKILEDYDSNDFYSPRRSLATKGYDKCAEKGKVALVSAYGIHQLHIFIFVLAVFHILYCIITYALGKTKMKKWKSWERETKTIEYQYANDPERFRFARDTSFGRRHLNVWSKSSSTLWITCFFRQFFGSVTKVDYLTLRHGFIMAHLPAGSGARFDFQKYIQRSLEEDFKVVVGISPVIWCIAVLFILTNTHGWGSYFWLPFLPLVVILIVGAKLQVIISKLGLRIQDKGDVVKGAPVVEPGDDLFWFGRPRFILFLIHLVLFTNAFQLAFFVWSTYEFTLKNCFHHKTEDIAIRITMGVLIQVLCSYITLPLYALVTQMGTSMRPTIFNDKVANALKKWHHTAKKQTKHGHSGSNTPHSSRPTTPTHGMSPVHLLHNYRNRSLDQQTSFTASPSPPRYSDFGGNYQNHGLDQTSSTASPSPPRFSDFGGHGHGHQQFFDPESQNISSHRGITDSDNSNSHHPHADVASPIIEEREITEHVKVDFSEFTFKK